The Euphorbia lathyris chromosome 2, ddEupLath1.1, whole genome shotgun sequence genome includes a window with the following:
- the LOC136219080 gene encoding uncharacterized protein: protein MDMGFSDTDVQRSHVSASSGELDIDMMGGKEVQAEGFLHENSVDIDGLQVDVNQLTRKGSISLPDDFQYENSESPYDKLHSHALEPDYDQERIQPPLKVEDCKGEMDELSGNYLHKFVAKNSHSERRTEDSAHSQESPIKEDDNRTEKSNGNLDLDIRTSPSEEKLNMLQEKSFEEECEPKNENYDSRNSPTVSGRMDAAHSHPYSSGNNGRNSATPVRLREMSVSPERASKRHKPSSGNGTLSLQEGIHEVSNPPSSLRHRKSVTHERSSRYRSGESSSPKRSDQSKQVLSRDDLSSLDKDTYLPTSRPKDGSSRIRKSASPKSHDSPRKSGRLRKSVSRSPVRQRDTSSRYKRDRSHRSRSRSPYKRDRGISSRGRHSPRPRSPPTYHLSRHSPSPRSPPTYRLSRHSPSPRSPPTYRLSRHSPRSRPWVPPPNRRTGLGKPGNILFVAGFNFLTTERDLERKFSRFGRVRDVRIVRDKRSGDSRGFGFLSLERDEDADAAIRALDETEWNGRIILVEKSKSH, encoded by the exons ATGGATATGGGATTTTCTGATACGGATGTTCAAAGATCGCATGTTTCAGCATCTTCTGGAGAGTTGGACATAGACATGATGGGTGGTAAAGAAGTACAAGCTGAAGGTTTTTTACACGAAAACTCAGTAGATATTGATGGACTGCAAGTAGATGTAAACCAACTGACAAGAAAGGGATCCATCTCCCTGCCTGATGATTTTCAATATGAGAATTCAGAATCACCTTATGACAAATTACATTCACATGCACTTGAACCTGATTATGATCAGGAGAGGATTCAGCCTCCATTGAAAGTTGAAGATTGCAAAGGTGAGATGGATGAATTAAGTGGAAATTATTTACATAAATTTGTGGCAAAAAATTCCCACAGTGAAAGGAGAACTGAAGATTCTGCTCATTCACAGGAGTCTCCTATAAAAGAAGATGACAACCGGACCGAGAAATCAAATGGAAATTTGGATTTGGATATAAGAACTAGTCCTTCAGAAGAGAAACTTAACATGTTGCAAGAGAAGTCATTTGAGGAGGAGTGCGAGCCTAAGAATGAAAACTATGATTCAAGAAATTCCCCAACTGTAAGTGGAAGGATGGATGCAGCACATTCACATCCATATTCTTCTGGCAACAATGGCCGAAATTCAGCAACGCCAGTGAGACTAAGAGAAATGTCAGTTTCACCCGAAAGAGCATCAAAAAGACACAAACCTTCCAGTGGTAACGGGACATTGTCTTTGCAAGAAGGTATTCATGAGGTGTCAAATCCACCTTCATCGCTAAGACACAGAAAATCTGTGACACATGAACGGTCAAGTCGATACAGGTCTGGAGAATCTTCATCACCTAAAAGGTCTGATCAGAGTAAACAAGTCCTATCAAGAGATGATTTATCTTCCCTTGATAAGGATACATATCTACCAACGTCCCGGCCTAAAGATGGCTCTTCTCGAATCAGGAAATCTGCATCACCAAAATCCCATGATTCACCAAGAAAATCTGGAAGGCTTCGGAAATCAGTTTCAAGGTCTCCTGTTAGGCAAAGGGATACCTCTTCAAGATACAAGAGAGATCGAAGTCACCGATCTCGATCAAGATCCCCATATAAGAGAGATCGTGGCATATCCTCTAG GGGAAGGCATTCTCCAAGGCCAAGATCGCCTCCAACATATCACTTAAGTCGTCATTCTCCAAGCCCAAGATCGCCTCCAACATATCGCTTAAGTCGTCATTCTCCAAGCCCAAGATCGCCTCCAACATATCGCTTAAGTCGTCATTCTCCGAGGAGCAGACCCTGGGTTCCTCCTCCTAATAGAAGAACAGGATTAGGGAAACCTGGAAACATTTTATTTGTTGCAGGATTTAACTTTTTGACCACAGAAAGAGATTTGGAAAGGAAGTTTTCAAGGTTTGGCCGTGTACGAGATGTTCGTATTGTGCGGGATAAGAG GTCAGGAGACTCTCGTGGATTTGGCTTTTTATCATTGGAAAGGGATGAAGATGCAGATGCAGCTATTAGAGCTCTTGATGAGACTGAATGGAATGGTCGAATTATTCTTGTTGAGAAATCAAAATCTCATTGA